In Bacteroidota bacterium, the sequence CGGGTACTACTTGGAACGATTTTAATAATGGACTTATTGCCTGTAATACCTACAACATATGTACGGGTAATAATCAACTCTTTGCTGGCACGATGATGCAAGGTATTTTCTCATCGATAGATGGTGGCAATACTTGGCTTAGAAAAAGTAACGGTCTTGAAAATTATAATCATTTTAGATTAATTCAAGATATGATTTATTTAGGAAGCAGGTTAATTGCTGGTACTGACAATGGGGTTTACTATTCAAACAATAATGGAAATTCATGGATTCAAAATTCCAGTGGCCTAACTAATGAAATATTGCATTTTACTTATAGCCAAGGAAAATTATATGCTGGCACTGTAAGTGGAATTTATTATTCCATTGATTCGGCAACTACCTGGAATAAAATCACGAGCGGCCCAAGTTGCATGGTGCCAGTTCTGCTTGTTGACGATAGTTTAATAATATGTGAAAATGCTTGTTATCCAATTATTCCACCATACTTTACAACTGAAATTAAAAGGTCGGTCAATTACGGAGCATCCTTTTCTACGGTTAATTCATCGTACGAGTTCGTTGATATTGAAAAATTAGATTCTATGATTATTGCAGCTAATCAATATGCATACTTAGTGAAATCTTTTGATAATGGGATTACATGGAATATTGATTCAACTTTTGTGCAATCAGCAATAACCGATATCTATATTGCTGATTCGAAGTTTATTTTTTTAGGCACCGACAGTGGTAAAATTTATTTCTCAAATGATACAGGCGTAACATGGACTAATATAACAGGTAACTTTCAAGGTATTTCAAGCAGATTTTTAAAAATTGGCAATACTTTATTTATCTCATCAACCAATTCTGGGGTTTGGAAAGGGGACATAACTAATCTTTTGGGAATTCAGACAAATTCCATTAATAACATTTTTCTTATTTATCCAAATCCCTTTTATTCCTCGACAACTTTGCAAACAGACAATTCTTTACACAACGCAACCCTCACAGTTTACAATTGTTTCGGGCAGATGGTAAAGCAACTGAAAAACATTAATGGGCAGATGGTCACTCTCTCCCGTGACAATCTCGCAAGCGGACTGTATTTCGTTCGGCTGACAGAAGACAGCAAAGTAATTGTAGCAGACAAATTAATAATTACGGATAACTGAGTTATGTCTTAGTGATGTCTTAAGCCGGCACTCCCTTCCTCTGAATAATCTGCTTTCGGTCAGGTCCAACAGAAATCATGGTGATGGGCACTTTAATTTCTTTCTCTATAAAGTTGATGTAATCTTCTAACTGCGTTGGAATATTATTTCCCACATCACGGCAATCAGATTTCCATCCTTTAAAATCTTTATAGATAGGAGAGAGAGGGTGAGAGGTTAAATCGTAAGGAAGAAAATCTATTAGCCCCCCTCCATCTCCCCCCGAAGGGGGGAGGGAATAATGCGTGCACACTTTTATTATATCTAAATCGGCAAGCACATCTGCTTTCATCATAATTAATTCTGTAACTCCGCTGATGGCTACAGCATATCTCAACGCGGGCAGATCAAGCCATCCGCATCTTCTTGGCCTGCCTGTTGTGGAACCAAATTCATTTCCTGCTTTGCGGAGCGCTTCACCTATTGCATCATCCAGTTCAGTAGGAAAGGGGCCGCTTCCCACCCGTGTGGAATACGCTTTGAAGATGCCAAGCACTTTTCCGATTCTATTCGGAGCGATTCCTAAGCCCGTGCAGGCACCGGCACAAACGGTGTTGGATGAAGTAACAAAAGGATAAGAACCGAAATCAATATCGAGCAATGAACCTTGCGCGCCTTCTGCGAGAACAGATTTTTTTTCTTCGAAGGCATCGTGCAGATATTTTTCGCTTTCAATGCATTTGAATTGCTTGATGGTTTCTATTCCGTCAAACCAGGCGGGTTCATGTTCTTTCAAATCGTATTTAAAATCATACAATCCAAGAAGCTGCTTGTGTTTCTCTACAAGAAAATCATATTTCTTTTTGAAGCCGGGAGAAAAAATATCTCCGATGCGCAAACCGTTTCTCCCTGTTTTGTCCATGTAAGCCGGACCAATTCCGCGAAGAGTTGAACCGATTTTTTCTTTACCCTTTGCCGCTTCACTGGCAGCATCAAGCAAACGATGGGTGGGAAGAATGAGATGAGCGCGCTTTGAAATGAAAAGATTTTTTCGTGGCTGTACGTTAAGATTTTCCAGCGCAAGAATTTCTTTTTTGAAAACCATGGGGTCAATCACTACCCCGTTACCGATAATGTTTACAATGCGTTCATGAAAAATTCCTGATGGAATCAGATGAAGCACGTGCTTCATTCCGTTAAACTCAAGCGTGTGGCCTGCATTGGGTCCGCCCTGAAAACGAGCTACAATATCATACTTGGGAGCAATGACATCAACAATTTTTCCTTTGCCTTCGTCTCCCCATTGAAGACCCAATAAAACATCTGCTTTCATTTTTCAGTAAACAGTAATCAGTAAACAATAAACAATAGACAATAAACAACAGACAATATTGGCTGTTGTTTGTTTACTGCCTACTGTTTACTGCCTACTTATTTCTCTTACGCGTCCTTGCGGGTAGCGCGGATTTCCTGCACTTCGTTGCGCATATCCTGACAGGCTTTTTTCACATCCTGAAGGTGTTTGCGAACGCGTGTTCCGGCTGCGTTGTTGCCGTTGTAAAATTTCAGAGTGTCGGTCTCCATTCCAGCGACCAGCGCTTTGAGTGTTTCGTACTTTTGCATAGTGTTAATTGTTATTGGTTGTTGTTATTAGATTATTGCAGCGATTTTTTCTGATTGGAATTCTCCCTTTTCAAGCTTAAGCTTCATTTTCGAAAAACATTCTATTGTGTAACGTACGTCTTCAAGAGAATGAGCAGCCGTTGGAATAATTCGTAATATCATCATTCCTTTCGGAATTACCGGATACACAACAATAGAACAGAAGATGTTATATTTTTCCCTGAGTTCAACTACAAGATTAGTTGCTTCAGGGACCGAACCTTTCATATAAACAGGAGTTACGCAGGAGTTTGTATCGCCAATATCAAATCCTGCTTTCCTTAATCCGTTTTGCAATGCGCTTGTAATCGTCCAGAGTTTTTCTCTGTATTCAGGGTGGTTTCGCATCAGTTCAAGCCGTTTCAATGCTCCAACTACCATGGGCATGGGTAAGGATTTCGCGTAAATCTGCGAGCGCATGTTATAGCGTAAATATTCTACAATATTTTCATCCGTTGCAATGAAACCGCCTATCAAAGCAAATGCTTTTGCAAAAGTTCCGAAGTAAATATCAATTCCATCCTGACATCCTTGATCTTCTCCTGTTCCGCCACCATTTTTCCCCATTACTCCAATGCCGTGAGCATCATCAACAAACAAACGAAATTTGTATTTCTTTTTCAAATCAACAATCTCTTTTAGTTTTCCCTGATCACCGCGCATTCCGAAAACGCCTTCAGTAATAACGAGAATGGCACCGCCTGTTTCTTCCGCTATTTTTGTTGCGCGCTCCAATTGCTTTTCAAGATTTGGAATATCGTTGTGCGTGAATGCAAATCTTTTTCCGAGATGAAGGCGGGCTCCGTCTACAATGCAGGCATGTGACTCTGCATCATAAACAATTACATCGCGCCTGTCAACCAATGCATCAATGGCAGAAACCATTGCCTGATAGCCATAATTTACAAGAATAGAATCCTGCTTTTTTACAAAATCAGAAAGTTCGTTTTCTAATTGTTCATGAAAATTTGAGTTTCCTGACATCATTCGGGCGCCCATGGGAAGGGCAAGTCCGTATTTTTCAGATGCTTCCTTATCTGTTTTTCTAACTTCAGGATGATTGGCTAGTCCAAGATAATTATTCAAACTCCATACAAGTTTTTCTTTTCCACGAAAAATCATATGGCTGCCTATTTCTCCTTCAAGTTTTGGGAAAGCAAAATAACCATGCGCTTCTTTTGCGTATTGTCCGATTGAACCTCGATTTTCTTTTATTTTATCAAATAAATCTTTCATATTTCAGTTATGATGCTGTAAAACTACAAATTTTTACAATAATAGCATATTCCAATATATCAACTAAAAATCTATCTTTGCGTCCATTTTGTTGAAAACTTTGAAATGAGATTAACAGGATTAAAATACCGATTTTCTTTTTACAGCTTGTTTTTCGCAAGTTGCTTTCTTTTGCTTTCATCGTGCAGTGATTATAACCGCTTGCTCAAGAGCACTGACTACAACAAAAAATATGATGCTGCAATAAAATATTATGAAAATAAAGAATACACAAAAGCCCTTGCTTTGCTTGAAGAATTAGTGAGTGTTTACCGCGGAACAAACAAAGCGGAAAAAATCATGTACGACTATGCCTACGCAACCTATTCAACTGGCGACTATCTTTTAGCAGGATATCATTTTAATAATTTTGTAAAAACATTTTCTACGAGCGATAAAGCAGAAGAGTGCGCCTTTATGTATGCTTACTGTTATTATCTGGAATCTCCAAAGTATAGTTTAGATC encodes:
- a CDS encoding T9SS type A sorting domain-containing protein is translated as MKNILSFLLILIIHCEVFAQWIQCNGPLGGDITCLSQNNVTNTIFAGSNASGLFRYKNSVGHWENLLNVLPHARISEVAVLDSVVFVSSLYDGLFKSNNDGNTWNKITVDTSTFFYSSHTDNLFSNDSLILVTKYAKAYKSNNFGATFTQIPPSIPDTANYIIDIIMQGTRLFTLSSSIANGNTIYFTDDMGQTWQTPATSIPSSALYGMWTGFRIFGNNIYAFGQNYIYLSQDNGVNWTNITPSGITGSFNDIYVSSDTVLLATVFSGTYFSVDSGNSYQQSFIGLPLQKIESRRFLKSNLHSIVLSTALGVFNTNNSGTTWNDFNNGLIACNTYNICTGNNQLFAGTMMQGIFSSIDGGNTWLRKSNGLENYNHFRLIQDMIYLGSRLIAGTDNGVYYSNNNGNSWIQNSSGLTNEILHFTYSQGKLYAGTVSGIYYSIDSATTWNKITSGPSCMVPVLLVDDSLIICENACYPIIPPYFTTEIKRSVNYGASFSTVNSSYEFVDIEKLDSMIIAANQYAYLVKSFDNGITWNIDSTFVQSAITDIYIADSKFIFLGTDSGKIYFSNDTGVTWTNITGNFQGISSRFLKIGNTLFISSTNSGVWKGDITNLLGIQTNSINNIFLIYPNPFYSSTTLQTDNSLHNATLTVYNCFGQMVKQLKNINGQMVTLSRDNLASGLYFVRLTEDSKVIVADKLIITDN
- a CDS encoding adenylosuccinate synthase, translated to MKADVLLGLQWGDEGKGKIVDVIAPKYDIVARFQGGPNAGHTLEFNGMKHVLHLIPSGIFHERIVNIIGNGVVIDPMVFKKEILALENLNVQPRKNLFISKRAHLILPTHRLLDAASEAAKGKEKIGSTLRGIGPAYMDKTGRNGLRIGDIFSPGFKKKYDFLVEKHKQLLGLYDFKYDLKEHEPAWFDGIETIKQFKCIESEKYLHDAFEEKKSVLAEGAQGSLLDIDFGSYPFVTSSNTVCAGACTGLGIAPNRIGKVLGIFKAYSTRVGSGPFPTELDDAIGEALRKAGNEFGSTTGRPRRCGWLDLPALRYAVAISGVTELIMMKADVLADLDIIKVCTHYSLPPSGGDGGGLIDFLPYDLTSHPLSPIYKDFKGWKSDCRDVGNNIPTQLEDYINFIEKEIKVPITMISVGPDRKQIIQRKGVPA
- a CDS encoding histone H1, yielding MQKYETLKALVAGMETDTLKFYNGNNAAGTRVRKHLQDVKKACQDMRNEVQEIRATRKDA
- a CDS encoding aminotransferase class I/II-fold pyridoxal phosphate-dependent enzyme, giving the protein MKDLFDKIKENRGSIGQYAKEAHGYFAFPKLEGEIGSHMIFRGKEKLVWSLNNYLGLANHPEVRKTDKEASEKYGLALPMGARMMSGNSNFHEQLENELSDFVKKQDSILVNYGYQAMVSAIDALVDRRDVIVYDAESHACIVDGARLHLGKRFAFTHNDIPNLEKQLERATKIAEETGGAILVITEGVFGMRGDQGKLKEIVDLKKKYKFRLFVDDAHGIGVMGKNGGGTGEDQGCQDGIDIYFGTFAKAFALIGGFIATDENIVEYLRYNMRSQIYAKSLPMPMVVGALKRLELMRNHPEYREKLWTITSALQNGLRKAGFDIGDTNSCVTPVYMKGSVPEATNLVVELREKYNIFCSIVVYPVIPKGMMILRIIPTAAHSLEDVRYTIECFSKMKLKLEKGEFQSEKIAAII